One window of Corallococcus silvisoli genomic DNA carries:
- a CDS encoding vWA domain-containing protein, protein MNRTVLFLALAGGLALTALVLGMPRGGGTQPTPQVVVTTPTPTPPSPPVPVGPRSSSGSLQVTSRLSHPYVPVGPSEMYVTVDLTGAEVPGAKRSPVNLAVVIDRSGSMSGYKLQQAKQAARHLVTLLRDEDRLAIVHYGSDVKSLPSLPATASNRERMMQFIDGIWDDGGTNISAGLSVGRTQLASAMGGEARVHRLILMSDGQPTEGVSDAEGLKNVVKDIRASGITVSSIGVGTDFNEDLMQAFAEYGAGAYGFLEDASKLSTLFQRDLQQATTAVARNVELSFELPPGTSLDEVLGYRAHQAGNTVRVALPDFSAGQSERVVARLHVTGTAPGQSVQVAGLRVAYTDLLVQKNVEDASTLAAVATDVQEEVARRQDKEATVYAARARSAQNLQKAAEAMSQGRKDEAKGYLSQNQVLFQEAGAVAGAAAVAADQADQARAMKEYDDAETEEAQRAAVKSSKVKALKSFGRMGSTY, encoded by the coding sequence ATGAATCGTACGGTCCTGTTCCTCGCCCTGGCCGGCGGCCTCGCCCTCACCGCGCTGGTGCTGGGCATGCCCCGGGGGGGCGGCACGCAACCCACGCCCCAGGTCGTCGTCACGACGCCGACCCCGACCCCGCCCTCCCCGCCCGTCCCCGTGGGGCCCCGGTCGTCCTCGGGCAGCCTCCAGGTGACGAGCCGGCTGTCGCACCCGTACGTGCCGGTGGGCCCGTCGGAGATGTACGTGACGGTGGACCTCACCGGCGCGGAGGTGCCCGGCGCGAAGCGCAGCCCCGTGAACCTGGCCGTCGTCATCGACCGGTCCGGGTCCATGAGCGGCTACAAGCTCCAGCAGGCGAAGCAGGCCGCGCGGCACCTGGTGACGCTGCTGCGCGACGAGGACCGGCTGGCCATCGTGCACTACGGCTCGGATGTGAAGAGCCTCCCGTCGCTGCCGGCGACCGCGAGCAACCGCGAGCGGATGATGCAGTTCATCGACGGCATCTGGGATGACGGCGGCACCAACATCAGCGCGGGCCTGAGCGTGGGCCGCACGCAGCTGGCCTCCGCCATGGGGGGCGAGGCCCGCGTCCACCGCCTCATCCTGATGAGCGACGGCCAGCCCACGGAGGGCGTGTCGGACGCGGAGGGCCTGAAGAACGTGGTGAAGGACATCCGCGCCTCCGGCATCACGGTGAGCTCCATTGGCGTGGGCACCGACTTCAACGAGGACCTGATGCAGGCGTTCGCCGAGTACGGCGCCGGCGCGTACGGCTTCCTGGAGGACGCGAGCAAGCTGTCCACCCTCTTCCAGCGCGACCTGCAGCAGGCCACCACCGCGGTGGCGCGCAACGTGGAGCTGTCGTTCGAGCTGCCCCCCGGAACGAGCCTGGACGAGGTGCTGGGCTACCGCGCGCACCAGGCCGGCAACACCGTGCGCGTGGCGCTGCCGGACTTCTCCGCGGGCCAGTCCGAGCGCGTGGTGGCGCGGCTCCACGTGACGGGCACGGCGCCGGGCCAGTCCGTGCAGGTGGCCGGGCTGCGGGTCGCCTACACCGACCTGCTCGTGCAGAAGAACGTGGAGGACGCGTCCACGCTGGCCGCGGTGGCCACCGACGTGCAGGAGGAGGTGGCGCGGCGCCAGGACAAGGAGGCCACGGTGTACGCGGCCCGGGCCCGCAGCGCGCAGAACCTCCAGAAGGCCGCGGAGGCGATGAGCCAGGGCCGGAAGGACGAGGCGAAGGGCTACCTCAGCCAGAACCAGGTGCTCTTCCAAGAGGCGGGCGCCGTGGCGGGCGCCGCGGCGGTGGCCGCGGACCAGGCCGACCAGGCCCGCGCGATGAAGGAATACGACGACGCGGAGACGGAGGAGGCCCAGCGGGCCGCGGTGAAGAGCAGCAAGGTGAAGGCGCTCAAGAGCTTCGGCCGCATGGGCTCCACGTACTGA
- the cglC gene encoding adventurous gliding motility lipoprotein CglC produces MFVRSALFLSAVLLMGGCDVTTELGKPCRLVRKATADEQAQGPTKFVEIQEKDIAADQDFISFGALDCEDLICVRDDSSPRSEDPQAVALGYCSKECVQGTTTGCDITRTVDDVQAGLKDRMTCRPLLLDQATLDAIRVADETYYRRTFGENNSPYFCAGATPASQGT; encoded by the coding sequence ATGTTCGTGCGATCCGCGCTCTTCCTGTCCGCCGTCCTCCTGATGGGGGGCTGCGACGTCACCACCGAGTTGGGCAAGCCGTGCCGTCTGGTGCGCAAGGCCACGGCCGATGAGCAGGCGCAGGGCCCCACCAAGTTCGTGGAGATCCAGGAGAAGGACATCGCGGCGGATCAGGACTTCATCTCCTTTGGCGCGCTGGACTGCGAGGACCTCATCTGCGTGCGCGATGACTCGAGCCCCCGCAGCGAGGACCCGCAGGCGGTGGCGCTGGGCTACTGCAGCAAGGAGTGCGTGCAGGGCACCACCACGGGCTGCGACATCACCCGCACCGTCGACGACGTGCAGGCGGGCCTCAAGGACCGCATGACGTGCCGGCCCCTGCTCCTGGACCAGGCGACGCTGGACGCCATCCGCGTGGCGGACGAGACCTACTACCGGCGCACCTTCGGCGAGAACAACTCGCCCTACTTCTGCGCGGGCGCGACGCCGGCCTCGCAGGGCACCTGA